The DNA window AAGGGGCTGTTCTGCCAGGGCCTGGCCAAGGGGGCTACGGGACCGTGGCTCTCAGTCTCAGGCCACAGGCCTtggaaggcagggaaggagggagggcagtCCAGTTCAAACGGGCAAGGTGCTGGTGAAGTGGCTGAGGAGGCCGGAGGGTCCCGAGGCAGCAGGGTCCCGAGGCAGCCTCTGCTGGCCTTGCCCTTGCCCAGGAGGTCAGGACACCGGTTCCAGGCAGGAGCAATCAAGTTCAAGGCTTTCAGAGCCCAGTGATGCACTTCAGACCCCCAGGGGGCCCAACAACCCCACCTCACCTCCAGTCCCTGCCCACAAGCACACCGCCAAGGTCACACTTACAACCGCACTCACTCACAGCCACACACACTCCATATACGCAGAGGGCTGGGAAGGCCCTGGACCCACACCCTGGACCCTGGAATGTCTCTGGACTGGCAGCCAAAGGGGCAGGTCCATGGCAGGCGGCGCTGCCAGAGGAGCGGGTCCTCTGCGTCGCTACTGATTGGCTGCCTCACAGGCATCTATCCAATCGCTGTACACGTCCACTGGTTCTGACAAGTCTAGGCCGCTGAAGTCAAGGACGACCGGTGGCACTGGGCCCCTTCCCCCGTATACACCTCTCACTGGTATCAGCCAGGTCCCCGCCCTGCACCCTATGGAAACCAGCAGGTGGCTCCTCTTCCCCTGGGGCAGCCACAGCCCTGCACTGCGGCAAAGAGCAGGGCCAGATGAGCAGAGACTTGAGTCCGGTCCCTCTGCTCCTGGCCAGGTGCCCTGGGGCAGCCCACCCGGGGCAGGGGAGCCCTGACTGCCCCCAACCCTTCCCACCCGACCCCACCTTCCAGGAAAAGCCTGGTTTCCCAAGGATACATGTGATGGGCGTCTGGAATTCCTCTAGGCACACGGTACAAGAGATGACTCCAGTGTTGCGGGCACGATccctggaagaggaggagggggagggactgGTGAGTAAAGGAGCCTGTGTCTCTCGGTGATGATCCCCCCACCTGGGAAGGcctggggcagaggtgggagcaGGGAAGCCGCCGCCCGActttgggaggagggaggaggccggGGCCCCCACTCACATTTTTACGTCACAAGACTTCTCGTGGTTGCAGAAGGGGCAGGTGAACTGGGTCTCTAGGGTGCCGGTCATCTTCTTTTTGGGGGGTGGCTTCCGTTTTGACTTTCTGCGCCCCATGTCTGAAGGACGGCAaacctggggggggggcggtgggagcgGAAGTCAACAACTCGGGGGATCCACAGAGCCCTCCAGCTTGATGCTCTAGGAGGCAGGCTGGGAAGGCGGCCTGGCTGGCACCTCAGGCCCTGCCCCTGAGGGAGAAGGCGCCCAGTCCCCAGGCAGGTGGACAGTCCGGGCACACTCTGGGCAGGGGGCATGGCAGCAGGCTCTGGCATCAATCAGGAAgcctgagttcttttttttttttttttttaatttttaaatttttaatttatttgacatagagatcacaagtaggcagagaggcaggcagagagagagagagagaggaggaagcaggctccctaccgagcagagaacccgatttgggactcaatcccaggaccctgagatcctgaccggagctgaatgcagaggcttaacccactgagccacccaggcacccaggaagccTGGGTGACCCCAGGCTGGTGActtaaattctctgtgcctcagtttcctgtcaGTAAAACAGAGATGAAGCTGCTATTTCAGAGGGGTCTTGTGGAGCTGCTACGACACATGATACGTGAAGTAAGTACAGGGCCTGGCCCGTCCATCACTGGCGCCCACAAAAGACGCCACTGTTCCTGGTGAGGACGACACAAGGGACTCCAGCCGACCAGCTgcacagggctgggcagggcctaGGCACTCAGAAGCCGATGATTTTAGGAGCAGCTGCTCCTCTCGTCAAAGGGACATGCAAGGAAGGAACGACACTCAAGGCATTTGACAGATTCTCGGGGTGAACCTCCTGGGCCGCTCTCCACAGATAAAGGACTGGTGGGCAGAAGAGATGGGAGAAGCATCAAGTCTACAGAAATGCCACATACCAAGTCTGAGGACAGGTGCCTGAGGCCAACATTTGGGGACTACACAggtggggtgaggagcagggtaaggagggaggaggggcaggtgggggggttTGGACGGAACCTGGGGGCAGTGAGGAGAGGAAGGatgaaatctctctcttttttttctttaataaaagattttctttatttgacagacagagagagagagagagagagatcacaagtaggcagagaggcaggccgtagggaggggaagcaggctccccgctgagcagagagcccgatgcggggctcgatcccaggaccctgagaccatgacccgacctgaaggcagaggcctaacccactgagccgcccaggtgcccccgaaatCTCTGCCTTTCTAAGGCATCATGGAGAACCGGGCAGAGGTCTGGATGCAGCCGGAACCAGGGCTGGGCTGTTCAGCGAGGAGGGACCGCAGTGGCTCAGAGTCTGAGATGCGTCAGCTGAGTGGGTGTGGCGAGAGGAGGGGTCCAGGATGACTCCCACAATGGTGGCGGATGGAGAAGGTGAGTGGGAGAGAAGGTGGCATCGTTCTCTGATGTCTAACACCCAGGAAGAACAACACACCTTGGAATGTGCAAGAACAGACATCTTGGAAGCAGGGGGGATCACAGCACATCTCccatgccagacactgtgctcagGGCTCCATGATCCCCGGACCTGGGAGTGCCTTCCCAAAGCACTCTCCCCCCTTgctgctgcccctctccccagtccGTGTGGCTTTAACTATTCCACACTGACTCGAGAGGCCAGAAGCCTGCCAcaatcaacagaaaaataaatttcactcaTATTTAGCGATCGCTCTCTACATCCCATCCTCATTCTTGACCTGGGGTGTTCCCAATTCTCAGAGTGTCCAGAAGTAGTCACACAGAATACCCACAAGCCCCAGGAACCCCCCCATTCTGCCTCCCCTCCTTTGCTCTGAATCCCGCCAACGCTGTCTCTCTCCTCTAGCTCATTAACAAACACAGTTATTATATACATCCTTAAAAACCACCacctcatggggcacctggctggctcagtgggttgagtgtctaactcctgatttccgctcaggttatgaactcagggtcacgggatcgagtcccgcgtaggactccctgctcagcacacagtctgcttgagattctctctctctccctctgcccctgccataGCTCACCAGCTGGAGCGCTCTTtctaaacaaaaagacaaccacCTCTTCACTCTCTGGGCTTTTCTAGAAGAGCTGTCTGCACTCACTGTCTGCATTCGTTTCCTCCCactctccccctacctccccaccGTTCTGCTCATCCCCGCCTCAGGGCACTGAACACTGTTGGTCCCTCTTCCCACCCTTCCCCCTGCGGTTCTCAGAACTCACTGATGGCTCCTTTCggtttctgctgctgctgctccccccagccccaacGTCTCTAATGGTACATGAGCCCCCAAGGTCAATCTTTGGGGGTCTACTTCATTTGCATTCACCTCCGTGGAGATCTCGCCCCACCTCAGGGCTTCAAATGCCTCCTCTATACTGATGCCTCCTGATCTCACCATCCTCAGTGTCTCCTCTCAGCCGCAGACTGGCTTGTTTAACTGCCTCGGCTACACCTTCACCTGATGCTAAGACACATTTAAACATAACTCAGcagcttggtttttgtttgtttgttttgttttaatttatttgacagagatcacaagtaggcagagaggcaggtggtggcggcgcggggggagcaggctccctgccgagcagagagctggatgtggggctcgattccaggaccctgagacgaggacctaagcagaaggcagaggattaacccactaagccacccaggcaccccagcagctTGGTTTTGGGATGCTCTTCTGGTCTTCCCCATCTCAGCAGACAGCAAATCCATCTATCCAAAAAAACTTGGACTCACCcttgattcctttctctccctctcacacccGTTATCTCATCGTGATCTTACCGCTCTACCTCTAAAAGAAATCCAGAATCTGCCCACTTCTCGCCAAGACCAAGGTCTGGGTCCAGAGTCCCTGTCATGCTCACACAGCCTCCTCACTGGTCTCCCTGCATCTCTTTccccgcccacctccctccaaATGCAAATTATGTGGCGGTGGggatttctgtcttttctttgtaTCCCCAGAGCCTGGAACTGCTGGCACACAACCAATGTTTacggaataaatgaatgaatgaaccgaTGCCAGGCCCTTTGCTAACCACAGCAAGGCTGCATTCGAGGCAGACAAGGTGCATGCTCTCACGGAACCTCTATTCTAGTAGAAGATGATAGACCCTCAACAACGTCgtgagaaaaattatttccaacatCAGTAAGTGCTATGAGATTAATCAATCAGGGCTAAGTGAATACCTCCGGAATGGGGCTACTTCAGGTAAGAGTGGGGTGGCAAGGACCCTCTGGGTAAAAGTCACTTAAGCGGAGGCCTGAATGATGAGACAGAGCAACCACGTGAAACAGTCCAACCTGATGGAACAGCAATTGCAAGGGCTGAGGTAGAAGCAGCTTTTCCCCCGCCCTTTTCCCAGAAAGGGAAAGATTGGTACAGCAGAAGCTCAGTGAGCAATGGGAAAGGGTACGAGATGGGGCAGCCGAGGAATGCAGCCAGACCTCAAAGGTGTGGCCATTTCTACTGACCCATGTCTCTCCACTGCTAGGGgcagtgttttgttttcccaaagcGGGTCGCGGGTACCATCTGTAACAGAATCACCTGGCGggggagatgggggtggtggtggatatTTCCGAGCCTCATCTCAGATCTGCCCCCAATGGAACAGCGTGGGAGGCACGATTTGCCCACCGCTGAATCCCCAGCACGGGTAGTGCCTGGTATGCATTAAGCGTTCAATAactacttgttgaatgaataagtctCTTGAATCAGAAGGTACGGATGCACCCCAGAATCTCCTTTTACCCAGCATCTGCAGCATCCCCAACCCCACAGCGAAAAAGGGGTCTGGCCTGTACACAAAGCTCCAGGGGCCTTAGCCTGCCCTGTGGCGACCTAAGTCCAAGCGCGCCAAGGGGGCCCGGAAAAGGAATCGGTCCTCAACCCTGCCGTTACTCACGAGGCGGCGGGTGAGCGGTCCGTCCAAGCTCACCGAGGTTTCGGTGACGTCTCCCGCCGGCCGCCAGTGGGAGCCCGGCCACCGTGCAGCCGCGCTTAGCGAGCTGGGGTCCGAGGGAGCCAAGCTCCCcggcaggccccccccccccccccaagccccaggTCCTCGACGCCTCCTCTGGGACCCCCTGAGCGTCCCCAAGCGGAAGATCGCCCAGTCACGCCAAGCCCAACGCCCGCCGGTGCGAACAGTCACCTACACTCTTCTCCCCTCGTTGCGA is part of the Mustela nigripes isolate SB6536 chromosome 2, MUSNIG.SB6536, whole genome shotgun sequence genome and encodes:
- the ELOF1 gene encoding transcription elongation factor 1 homolog yields the protein MGRRKSKRKPPPKKKMTGTLETQFTCPFCNHEKSCDVKMDRARNTGVISCTVCLEEFQTPITYLSEPVDVYSDWIDACEAANQ